The region ATTTCCCTCCAATTCATTTCATTACGTTATATAGTATCATTGCGGCCATTAATCTTTCAATATATGAAGCATGCTTCATAGGAGCGGAGGAGCTTCGCGCCGAATGATATTTTGATTGTCAGATAATCTATCATGAATACCATGGATATTCTGATTGTGTTATATTATCTTCCGTATTTTTATTGACAAGTCTTTATTTTTATCTATAATGATGTATAAGCGGTGGGCGAAAAGGCGATATAGTTGCTCGTAAGTCACATTTCATAACATAATCTATTGCAGCAAAGGTGTGATCGCGAATGATCGCTTCCGCCGGACAATGGAAACAGGATATTCTAAGGATTTACAACGAAATCAACAAGAAGCTGTTCAACGCCGGCGTTAAGCAGCAGAAGGTCGATTTCGTGGGCAACAAGATTATTATTTTATCCATTAATAGCCGGGTGCCCGTACTCAAAGTGCTGGATACCCATGATCCCACGGCAAGCCGCCAGATCAATCTGGTGCTGCATGAAGTATTCAAAGTCGAGATCAAGCAGGCATTTCTGGATGAATTTCAAGTCCATATTAAGGCCGTTCTTAAAGATTATGATGTGGAGACCGAGTATTCCGGTACGATCATAATTTTGGAGAAGGACCTTGAGCATTATCTGAACGCTACGTTGGAACTCTGATCTTTCGGAGAGCCGGCCTGCCGTCAGTTTTCGGACATATCCCTGCGGGGCTGTGTCCTGAACTGGCGGCTTTTTGTTTATCGTCATGAGGCTATTACTTCCTTAAGGAGCTGATTCTATGAAAAACAAAATTGAGATTGCCGGTGTCAGCAAGTGGTTCCGCCGTGACGGACAGGAGATTATGGCCATGCAGGAGACGAATCTCTCCATAGAACAAGGCAGATTTGTCAGTATTATCGGCCCCAGCGGCTGCGGCAAGTCCACACTGTTCAATATTATCGCAGGCCTGATTCCGCCCTCCACCGGCCGTGTGCTTGCAGACGGAGAGGATATCGTAGGGAAGACCGGATATGTCGGCTATATGCTGCAAAAGGATATGCTGCTGCCCTGGAGGACGATACTGGACAACATTATTCTGGGCATGGAGATCCGCGGAGTGCCGCGCAAGGAAGCGGTAGCCCGGGCCAAGCCCCTGATGGACCGCTATGGACTGAAAGGCTTCGACGGACATTACCCGGCGGAGCTGTCCGGCGGGATGCGCCAGCGTGCAGCACTGCTCCGAACGCTGCTGTATGAGCGGGATATTATTTTGCTGGACGAGCCCTTTGGCGCACTGGATGCCCAGACCCGGCTGACTATGCAGAACTGGCTGCTGGAGCTCTGGGAAGACTTCCGCAAGACGGTGTTATTCGTTACCCATGATATTGATGAAGCCATCTATCTGTCTGACGACATCTATGTCTTCTCCGGGCGGCCGGGACGGATCATCTCGAAGATCTCTGTAGATATGCCGCGTCCAAGACACCAGGAGGATACGGTATCTGCTTCATTCATGGAGCTCAAGGCTCATCTGCTGAATCTGCTGTCAAGCGGAGACCAGGAGCCAGCCACCCGTATCTCTTAGAACTCATAAACTGTTGAAGGAGAGGACAACTATGGAGAGTGTACACAAGAAAGGCTATGTCATTCACAAGCTGGAGGCTGCCCCGGCCCCGGTCTCTACAGTCAAGCTGGAGAAGCTGCAGAAGAAGCCTGTCATTATTGATGAAGAATCCGCCAGACGGCGGACGCGGCGGATCATCGGGATCGGCCGGCTGTCTGTGGCGCTGCTGATCGTGCTCTGCTGGGAGCTGTTCACCCGGATCGGCTGGATGGACCCGTACTACTGGAGCAGCCCGCTGCGGATTATGAGCACCACCTGGACTCAGGCGACAGAGGGGACGCTGCTGGAGGATATTGCGTATACCTCAAGCTCGACGGTTCTCGGCTTCATCGGCGGAACGCTGATTGGCTCGCTGCTCGGCCTGTCCTTCTGGTGGTCGCGCAAATTTGCCGGCATCAGCGAACCGTTCCTGATCCTGCTTAACGCTATGCCGAAGCTGGCGCTGGCCCCGGTGCTGGTGATTCTGCTGGGCATCGGGTTCTTCTCGAAGGTGGCGTTAGCTTTTGCCATGACAGTGGTGGTTGCGGCATTGTCGGCGCATAGCGGCGTGCAGAGTGTGGACAAGGATATGGAGAAGCTGATGTATTCGCTTGGGGCCAAGCGGCATCAGGTATTCACCAAGGTGGTCATTCCCTGGGCGATGCCCTGGATGATCAGCAGCCTGCGGATTAATATCGCTCTCTCGCTGGCCGGTGCGATTGTCGGGGAGTTCATCGCTTCAAGCCATGGCATTGGCCGTATGGTCATCTACGCCGGTACCATTCTCGATATTAATCTGGTCTGGGTAGGGGTTGTGGTTCTGTCTGCACTGTCGATGGTCATGTATGCGGGAGTGGTGCTGCTGGAGAAATGGTTGTCTAAGGGATACGGGATGAAGAAGGCTTAAGAAGCGGGCAAGCATTTCAACAAGATAGAGGAGAGAAGCCAATGATGAATGTTACGAAAATAAAGCTGTCGGCCGTCCTGCTGGCCTCTGTAGTTCTGCTGTCCGGCTGCGGAGGAAAAGGCAATGCTGAAGTGGATGCAGCCGCTGCCGGAAACGGTGCGGAGAAGCTGAAGAAGCTGGTCATCGCTGAGCCGCTGCATTATACGGGTTATCTGCCGCTGTACGTGGCGCAGCGTGAGGGGTATTTTGCTCAGGAGGGCCTTGAGGTGGAGATGCTTCAGGCTGCGGGCGGCACGCATGTCACCTCGGTGGTCAGCGGGGATGCCTGGGCGGTCATCGGCGGACCGGAGTCCAATGCGCTGGCGAATATCGGGAACTCCGACCCGATCGTCTCGGTCAGCAATGTGGTGAACCGGGCGAACGTCTATCTGATGGCCAAAAAAGGGACAGCCCCTGCAGGCAGCTCAGATGAGGATTTGGCAGCCTTCCTGAAGGGCAAGAAATTGAATGCCGGACGGCATGGCGGTACGCCGAACCTGCTGACCCAGTATCTGCTGCTGGAGCTGGGGCTTGATCCGCAGAAGGATGTGCGGCTGCTGGAGCCGGCGGACGGCTCCACGGTGGTGGCGATGGTCCAGCAGGGGGCCGCGGATATTGCGAACGGAGCGGAGCCGCAGATCAGTGACGGGATGAGCAAGGGCGTGTGGGATGAACCTTTTTACAAATTCCATGACCTGGGTGATTATGCTTACTCGGTGCTGAGCGTGAAGAAGTCCACCCTGGAGAAGGACCCGGAGACGGTACAGAAGGCGGTGAATGCTGTCGTCAAGGCGCTGAAGGTGATCCAGGAGGATAAAGAGCTGGCGATGCGTGTCCTGAAGGCGGAATTCCCTACACTCTCCGATGATGCTGCCCAGGCGGCACTGGACCGGGCGTATGACGACCAGCTCTGGAGTCCGGATGGTGTGATCTCTCAGGAGGCGCTGGATAAGGATATGGATGTGATGATCAAGACTGGCATCTACAAAGGAGAGTATACCTATGATGACCTGGTCGATATGCAATTTGTGAATCAAACAGCAGCGAAATAAACAAAGAACCACAGGTCTTCAAAAACTAAAGAGGTGACGAAAATGGAGTTAACTGCCGATCTGATTATCCCTGATAAAACTGCGCTTATTATAGTAGATGTTCAGAATGATTATTGCCATGAGGAAGGTGCGCTGGCCGCTGGCGGGAACGATGTGTCAGCAGTTGGTGAGATGATGCCGCAGCTCCACGGGTTGATTGCCGCAGCGAGAACGCAGGGAGTGCCGGTCATTTACATCCAGACCTTTCATGAAAAAGCGACGGATTCGCAGGTCTGGACCTCCCGCTCCGGGCGGGGCTCGTTGGGAGTCTGCCGCCGGGGGAGCTGGGGGGCTGAATTCTACGAGGTATCCCCGCTTCCGGAGGAGATTATCGTGAACAAGCACCGGTATAGCGCTTTTATTAATACCCGGCTTGATTCTGTGCTGCGTTCGCTGCGGATCGAAACCCTGATTATGACTGGGGTAAGCACCAATGTGTGCGTAGAGTCAACCGCAAGGGACGGGTTCATGCTGGATTATCAGATTGTGATGGCTCAGGACGCCTGTGCCTCTTATTCCCGGGCGGCGCATGACATGACGCTGGAAAATATGAAGGGATACTTCGGCGTGGTTGCTTCAGCCGCAGAGATTGAAGCGGGCTGGAAGATCTGGAACCAGCCTGTGCTGCAGCAGCTGTCATGAGCCTCGCGATGCCGTCACCGGAACGGGCCGTGAACCTCACGGCGGTTAAGGTGGTTATCTGTCTCGGGGCATTCCTGTCCAATCTGTCCGCCGGGATGTTCAATATATCGCTGGTTGATATTTCCGCTGATCTGCGGATTCCTGTGGCCTCTGCACAGTGGGTGGTCAGTATCTATCTGCTGGTTATTTCGGTGCTGCTGCCCGTAATGGGCAGGCTGGGCGACAGGTTCGGCCGCCGCAAGGTGCATAATCTGGGGCTGTTCGCCTTCGCAGCAGGGGCGCTGGGCTGCGCGCTCGCCCAGAATGAAGCGATGCTGCTGGGCTTCAGAGTCTTGCAGGGCGCCGGGGCTTCCATGTATCAGGCGACTAACATGGCCCTGATCGTCTCGCTCTTCCCTGCGGAGCAGCGGGGCCGTGCGCTGGGGCTGATGAGCACCTTCGTGGCTGCGGGCTCAATGGCGGGTCCGGCCTTAGGCGGCTTCCTGATCCAGTGGTTTGCCTGGGAGAGCAACTTCTGGCTGCTGGCCGTTGTGGCGGGGGCCGTAGGAGTGCTCGCACACCGGCTGATTCCCCGGGATACAGAGACTGCCGGAGGCCGGATGAATCTGGCCGGCGTTGCCTGGATGGCGGCCTGCCTTACTTCGCTGATGATTGCCGCCGATCTCGGCAGCCGCTCCTCGTTCCTGTCTGTGCCCGTACTGCTGCTGCTGGCGGTCTCGGTAGGGATGGCGGCGGGGTACCTGGGATACGTCCGCTTCAACCGGAGGATGACGCCGGATGCGGATAATGGCTTCAGCCTGTTCACGGACCGGAGCTTTGCCGCCGGGATTGTGATTACGGTTATCACGTATATGGCAGCATTTGCCGCACAGCTGGCGTTGCCTTCGCTGCTGCGGTTAGCCGGAGCTGAGCCTGCGTGGGTGGGGCTGATCATGATCGGCTATCCGTTGGCGCTGGTGGTCACTGCCCCTGTCAGCGGAAGCATCGCGGACCGCAAAGGGCCGCTCGGCATTCTGGCCGCCGGCCTGTTGTTGATGAGTGTCACGCTGCTGGCGCTGGGCCTTGGCTCCCCTGCGCTGAGAACAGGTGCGATGGTGCTGCCGGTGGTGTTGCTTGGCTGTGCCATGGCGATGATTACTTCACCTAACACAAGCATTGTGATGGGGCTGGCGGCAAAATCTCAGCTTGGCCGGGTCAGCAGTATGCTGGCGTTGTCCCGCAACATTGGGATGATGTTCGGAACGGCAGCCGGCGGTCTGATGATCAGTGGAGGGAACAAGCCGAACGGAAGCTATGCGGCAGTGTTCGTAGCCTGTGCAGCGGCAGTCGGCCTGTCTTCTGTCTGGCCGCTATATTCCTTCCGGCACAGCGGCAAGCGCAAAGGTGCGGAGCGTCTGCATGTACCTTAATGGAGTTGAGTTTCAGGCGAACTGAATCCCGCCCCCTCCATTCTGGGTAATATAGAGAAAGAGAGCTTAGGAGGGGACGACGATATGGGCAATCCGCTCAAGGAATTCAAGAGCAGCATCGATGGGCTGAAGCAGTCGCTGGATGGAGTGAAGCAATCCGTCGACGGACTGAAGGCTCCGGTCGATGAGCTCAAAGCGAATATGCAGGAGACGGTGGAGTCGGCGAAGCTGCGGAGTGACGGGGTGAAGTCGGAGCTTGGGCGGATGAAGCAGTCGGTCAAGGAGACCAAGGCGGTGCTCGGCGAGGTGAAGGAGACGCTGAGCGCATCGGCGGAGGTGTTGTCTACCCGGAAGCGGTATCTCAGGCTGTTCAGCCGTAAGAAGGGACGTCAGATGGCTGCCAAGGCCCGCCGTTCGTGAACGATAATCACACATCACCCGCGCCAAAAAGAAGACGCAAGCGTCAAGCGGCACCCGTGCCGTCCGACGCTTGCGTCTTTGTTCATTCCGTGTTGTATTCCGGTCCACGCGGACTGGAGGGCCGTTATTTGGGTTGTTGGCGCTACTCCGGCTACCTACCCGGACTCAGAGGTCCTTAACTAACCTGTATCGCCTCATTTTTAGCGTCACCGAGCCCTTTAACGGCTTCACAGTCCGCGGCGGGCGGAAAAGTTGTCTTTTTGAGTAAATAGGGTCCTCACAGTCCTCTGAGCATTCAGTCGGGGTGCCATCACACTACAATCGCGCTACCGCACACCGCACACCGCACACCGCACACCGCACACCGCACACCGCACACCGCACACCGCACACCGCACACCATTCTGTAGATCAATCTACCACACCATTCCTTGATGCCTCTCTGAAACGGTACAATACCCGGCGATGACCACGCGGCCGTCCTCAGCAGCCTGCAATCCCCGTAGTTCGCACCATCAAGGTGCCGTCAGGCTTAAGCTCTGGGCCGAATCGACCACAAACACAGGTACAGTCTGCACCCCAAGCTCTGTCTCCATTTCCCCGTATCCATTGTCGAACTGGCCGCTGACTGCGGCGGGGCCGGTAAACAGCGGCACCTCACCCTGAAGCAGCAGATCACGCCCATTTGCGCGCGCTACGGTTCTTCCGGCGGAGTCGAGGATAATCTCGCAGGAGAAGATCACCTTCTCACTAAGGTGAAGTTCAAGCTGTGCCGCATCAATTGGAGTATAGGCGGCGGCCTCCTGGTAGAGCTCCACGAATTCATAGCTTCCGTTCAACTGGCGGAAAATAGCTGTCCGGCCATCGGCCCCATCGGCCAGATCAGTGTCCGCAACGCGGATGGAGCCATCCTCCGCCATAAGCTCATAGCCGCTGCCGTTGAAGCTCAGGAGCAGCGTGATTCCCTCCGGCCGGAGGGTGTATCCGGTGAAGGCCAAGCGCCCGTCCGCCCGGCTGCCGGTGGCGACTACTACGGGAACCCCGGAGTATGCAGACAGCGGCTCGTCAAAAGTCAGATTACTCAGCCCCGCCGCCTCCGGTACCACCTCGCCGGTCTGCGTCGAGACTGTGCCGTCCTCGCTCAGCGCAGCGTAGATCAGCTTGCCGCCGGAGTCTATACCGGCTACAGCTACCTTGGCCCCGTAGCGCCCGGTGACAGAGGCCGTTAGCGTGTAGCTGCCCTGCACTTCGCCGCCCGGCAGCAGCCGTACCGGCTCGGCCAGGTTCCAGGCCAGCGTCGCCGCAGCGGTCTCCCCGGAGGTGTCCTGCACCGGGGCCAGCTCTGCATACAGCCTGATGGCATCCGCATACCGGCCACCCCGCACATGGCGCTGGCCCTCGCGGAGCAGCCGGGCGATGCTGCTGTCGATCAGCTTCAGCACCTTGGAGCTGGTGATGCCGGCAGATGCCGCATAGCTGCGGTAGCGGGCGGCATGTCCGGCGAAGGCTGCGGTGTGGTCACCATCCAGATCCTTGTTCAGGATGAGCGAAGCGCTCTCCTGAACCTGCTTGTTAAGCCAGGGCGCAGTATAACTATGATTCTTATAAGCTTCTTCTATAGAGAGGGCGCTCTCCAGCATGGGCCCGAAGCTTCCGGCTGCGGCCAGAGCCTTGAGCCTCGCGGTATCATGGGCCTTGAAGCTCGCAGCGAGCAGCTTATCCTTGGCGGCGGTTCCCCCGTAATAGTCTGCCGGAATCTGCAGCAGGCTCCATTTGAGATTGTCCGTACTGCCGCTGTCCGTCCCCGAATCTGCCCCCTTAGAACCTGCGGCAAGTCCGGCCAGATACTCATCCTTGAACTGCCGGAACCCGGCGGTCATCCTGTCTGAGACGCCTGAGTCCGCTGAGAGCTGGCGGTAATAGGCTTCATAGGGACCGCCCGGCGTCATATACTTGCTCTTCAGGCTGAGCAGGGTAGCATAGCTCTCCATCATTCCTGCGAAATCCTTCACAGTCAGCTGGTCCGTAAGCGTTAAGGACAGTCTGCTTAGACTGCTGCGGATGCCCGTGATGGGAGCCAGCTCTGCCAGTCTTGCATTAATTTCTTCTTCTTTATAGAAAATCGCGTGGTTGGCCGCTGCTTGGCGGTACCGGCTCTCGGCAGCGATAAGCTTCCCGGCAGCGTACAGTTCTCCGGCTTCTTGTACATCCTTAAGCTTATTCTTAATCCCCAGCGCCTTCTGTCCCAGCGGGAGCAGCATCAAAATACACAGAATAATCATAATATTCCGCAGGGTTATAGCCCGTATGATCGTCATATAATATAGCCCCTTTATTTCATAGATAAGGATTAGAGCGGCAGTCAGCTTCTAACCTTACACTTCAGGGTCCCAGCGGTACTTCAGCTCACGGATCTCCTCAACCTTGGCATCCAGGCCGTTCCACGGCTCATAAGGATTCGCGGCAATCAGTCTGGATAAGCGCAGGAACCGGTCCTTGGGCAGCTCCTGTACATAGCGGCCGATCATGCCGGAGTAGAGCAGTGCGTATCGCTTCATGCGCACCGCAGCACTGGCAACGGCCGTCATAATGTCCAGCCCCTTATCCATTTCGAGAATCTGCACCTCGTAATTCTTGACATAGCGCAGGGTGCGGTCTTTGATCAGCTCGGGACGGACCCTGGCGATCTCGCCGATATATTCAGCCAGCAGCGGCTCGAAGTCCTTCAGCAGCAGCTGCTCCAGCTCCAGCGTCATGTCCTTGCGCAGCTGGAAGCCGTGCAGCAGGGCGACACGCTGGCGGGAGATCCGGTCTCCGCGCAGCAGCACGGAGATCTCGCGCAGCTTCTCATAAGCGAGCACATCATTCTCGCGCAGGACCGTCACGGCTTCCTGGCGGTTCAGCTCCAGATCTTCCTTGATGCTATAAATATTACGGCCAAGCAGTTTGTTCAGCGCGTACAGATTTTCGTTCTGCCGTACTTTTCGCTGCGTATAGTAGACCAGTCCGGCTAATACAAGACCGCCTGCGCCGCACAGTAACATCTGCTGCAGATTTTGTCCGAAATAGATTCCGGCCAGGGTCAGCAGGAGAATAACGAGCAGCCGGGTCTGTACCCTGCGCCCGGCTAAGGAAGCTGCATACTTCTCTACCGGAGCCAGCGAGGCACGGCCGCAGTGGGTGCAACGTTCCTCGCCCAGCGCGGTGTAACGGTGGCAGCGGCGGCAGATGCGCAGCTTCTCGAAGGCGTAACGGGGAGCCTTGAAGGGACGGAAGATCACCGGTTTCTTTTTACTCACGGTCCGTATCTCCTCCGTTCAATGCAGCCAGCAGGCGCTCGTCGATATCCTCACGGATGAGCGGCTTCCGCTGGCGGGAAGCATATAAAATGATCTGAATCACAGCATAGAGAAACGTTATCCCGAGTATGGCGTATGTAATCATGGAACTCTTCCTTTCTGCTCTGGTTACGGTCTTTTAATCAAATATTCAGGAATGCGGCGTATACTTAGAATAGTCTATCCGGCTCAGGATGGCGATTGCCACTAGCGGAAGTGCCGGTCCAGCGGTCACTATGTTGAAGTTTACAAGGTTTAATTATATCATAATGGCATGCTATTGACAGAATTTAGCTATGCGTTACGGATCTGCCATATCCGCCTAATTTCACACAAGAGGAGCCCTATTTATGCTTCGTAACGAACGTTATTTCAGCAAGGCCAAGAATAGACTGCAGCGCATATTGCCTGTATTGCTCATGATCTTATGCATCACTGTATCTCCATATGCTGCTTCGCGAGCCAGCGCGGCTTCAGCCGCACCGTCACATATTGACGCTGTGCTGCTGATCGATGTCAGCAACTCGATGAACAAGAGCGACAAGAACAAGATAGCCAATGAAGCGATGAAGATGTTCATAGATATGTTATCCACCCAAGGCGACAAGGTAGGCATTGTGGCCTACACCGATAAGGTGCAGCGTGAGAAGGCGCTGCTCGGCATCAAATCCGCCGGCGATAAGGAGGATCTGAAGAATTTCATCGACGGGCTTAGCCGCGGACCCTACACGGACCTGGCGGTCGGGATGGAAGAAGCGGTGAAGGTGCTGGAGAACGGCAGCGATCCCGGCCATGAGCCAATGATCGTCATGCTGGCGGACGGCAACAATGACCTGAATGAAGCCAGCGGCCGGAAGCAGTCCGATTCCGACAAGGAGCTGAAGGCGGCAGTAGAGTCTGCCAAGCAGAAGGGGTATCCGGTATATACCATAGGGCTGAATGCGGACGGCAAGCTGAACAAGAATATTCTGGCCGGGCTGTCCAGTGAGACAGGCGGCAAGGCATTCACTACCAATTCCGCCGATGATCTGCCGCAGATTCTCAGCGAGATTTTTGCCAGCCACTTGAAGTTGAAGGTGGTGCCGGTGCCGTCTATTACGGCAAACGGCGATTATCAGGATGTAACGGTGAACGTGCCGAACAGCAGCGTGCTGGAAGCGAATATCTCCATTATGTCCTCGAAGCCGGTGACGGCGAAGCTGAGCGATCCTTCCGGCAAGGAAGTTGCTATTCCCTCGGATAAGGTGCTGCTGTCGAAATCGTCCACCTACACTCTGATCAAGCTGCTCGCGCCGGAGCAGGGGGACTGGAAGCTCCAGGTCAAGGGCGTGCCCAAGGACAAAATCGACATTAATCTGGTGTTCAACTACGATCTGGAGCTGAAGCTGGATGCTCTGCCAGCCAAGTCTTACGGCAAAGGCGACAAGGTGGAGATCTCTTCCCATCTGTACAGCAACGGGGCGGAGGTAACGGAAGGCAGCCTGTATCAGGAGATGAAGGCGGTGCTGCTGGCGACCGATGCCGATACCGGCCAGGTGCAAGAGATTCCGCTGGACAATTCGGGTGCTGCGTTTAAGGGCACTTTTGAGATACAAGACAGTCATGAATATAAGCTGAAGGTCCGGGCCGAGGAGAGCAGCTTCTACCGCGAGAGCGACGAGCTGACCATCAACGCCAAGACGGGAACGGTAGCGACCGCCCCGCCGTCAGCAGGCACTCCTGCGGGCGAAGAACCAGCCGCTGAGAAGACCACGAACACGCTGTATTATATCATCGGCGGCATTGTGCTGCTGGCTGCGGCTGCCGCATTCTGGCTGCTGCGGAGTAAGGCAAACAGAGGGTTCGTCGGACAGAT is a window of Paenibacillus sp. FSL H3-0469 DNA encoding:
- a CDS encoding Na-translocating system protein MpsC family protein; translation: MIASAGQWKQDILRIYNEINKKLFNAGVKQQKVDFVGNKIIILSINSRVPVLKVLDTHDPTASRQINLVLHEVFKVEIKQAFLDEFQVHIKAVLKDYDVETEYSGTIIILEKDLEHYLNATLEL
- a CDS encoding ABC transporter ATP-binding protein, which produces MKNKIEIAGVSKWFRRDGQEIMAMQETNLSIEQGRFVSIIGPSGCGKSTLFNIIAGLIPPSTGRVLADGEDIVGKTGYVGYMLQKDMLLPWRTILDNIILGMEIRGVPRKEAVARAKPLMDRYGLKGFDGHYPAELSGGMRQRAALLRTLLYERDIILLDEPFGALDAQTRLTMQNWLLELWEDFRKTVLFVTHDIDEAIYLSDDIYVFSGRPGRIISKISVDMPRPRHQEDTVSASFMELKAHLLNLLSSGDQEPATRIS
- a CDS encoding ABC transporter permease, with product MESVHKKGYVIHKLEAAPAPVSTVKLEKLQKKPVIIDEESARRRTRRIIGIGRLSVALLIVLCWELFTRIGWMDPYYWSSPLRIMSTTWTQATEGTLLEDIAYTSSSTVLGFIGGTLIGSLLGLSFWWSRKFAGISEPFLILLNAMPKLALAPVLVILLGIGFFSKVALAFAMTVVVAALSAHSGVQSVDKDMEKLMYSLGAKRHQVFTKVVIPWAMPWMISSLRINIALSLAGAIVGEFIASSHGIGRMVIYAGTILDINLVWVGVVVLSALSMVMYAGVVLLEKWLSKGYGMKKA
- a CDS encoding ABC transporter substrate-binding protein, producing MNVTKIKLSAVLLASVVLLSGCGGKGNAEVDAAAAGNGAEKLKKLVIAEPLHYTGYLPLYVAQREGYFAQEGLEVEMLQAAGGTHVTSVVSGDAWAVIGGPESNALANIGNSDPIVSVSNVVNRANVYLMAKKGTAPAGSSDEDLAAFLKGKKLNAGRHGGTPNLLTQYLLLELGLDPQKDVRLLEPADGSTVVAMVQQGAADIANGAEPQISDGMSKGVWDEPFYKFHDLGDYAYSVLSVKKSTLEKDPETVQKAVNAVVKALKVIQEDKELAMRVLKAEFPTLSDDAAQAALDRAYDDQLWSPDGVISQEALDKDMDVMIKTGIYKGEYTYDDLVDMQFVNQTAAK
- a CDS encoding isochorismatase family cysteine hydrolase; translation: MELTADLIIPDKTALIIVDVQNDYCHEEGALAAGGNDVSAVGEMMPQLHGLIAAARTQGVPVIYIQTFHEKATDSQVWTSRSGRGSLGVCRRGSWGAEFYEVSPLPEEIIVNKHRYSAFINTRLDSVLRSLRIETLIMTGVSTNVCVESTARDGFMLDYQIVMAQDACASYSRAAHDMTLENMKGYFGVVASAAEIEAGWKIWNQPVLQQLS
- a CDS encoding MFS transporter — translated: MSLAMPSPERAVNLTAVKVVICLGAFLSNLSAGMFNISLVDISADLRIPVASAQWVVSIYLLVISVLLPVMGRLGDRFGRRKVHNLGLFAFAAGALGCALAQNEAMLLGFRVLQGAGASMYQATNMALIVSLFPAEQRGRALGLMSTFVAAGSMAGPALGGFLIQWFAWESNFWLLAVVAGAVGVLAHRLIPRDTETAGGRMNLAGVAWMAACLTSLMIAADLGSRSSFLSVPVLLLLAVSVGMAAGYLGYVRFNRRMTPDADNGFSLFTDRSFAAGIVITVITYMAAFAAQLALPSLLRLAGAEPAWVGLIMIGYPLALVVTAPVSGSIADRKGPLGILAAGLLLMSVTLLALGLGSPALRTGAMVLPVVLLGCAMAMITSPNTSIVMGLAAKSQLGRVSSMLALSRNIGMMFGTAAGGLMISGGNKPNGSYAAVFVACAAAVGLSSVWPLYSFRHSGKRKGAERLHVP
- a CDS encoding vWA domain-containing protein, which translates into the protein MLRNERYFSKAKNRLQRILPVLLMILCITVSPYAASRASAASAAPSHIDAVLLIDVSNSMNKSDKNKIANEAMKMFIDMLSTQGDKVGIVAYTDKVQREKALLGIKSAGDKEDLKNFIDGLSRGPYTDLAVGMEEAVKVLENGSDPGHEPMIVMLADGNNDLNEASGRKQSDSDKELKAAVESAKQKGYPVYTIGLNADGKLNKNILAGLSSETGGKAFTTNSADDLPQILSEIFASHLKLKVVPVPSITANGDYQDVTVNVPNSSVLEANISIMSSKPVTAKLSDPSGKEVAIPSDKVLLSKSSTYTLIKLLAPEQGDWKLQVKGVPKDKIDINLVFNYDLELKLDALPAKSYGKGDKVEISSHLYSNGAEVTEGSLYQEMKAVLLATDADTGQVQEIPLDNSGAAFKGTFEIQDSHEYKLKVRAEESSFYRESDELTINAKTGTVATAPPSAGTPAGEEPAAEKTTNTLYYIIGGIVLLAAAAAFWLLRSKANRGFVGQMVVEVLDTNTGEKTYPQYKKLSGFRGKFTLHQLLQLAPELKESEKLVFTPGTNDRLLLRSGEGITVERSGRAADISRGLEMKSGDRVTVSLQTVDKTISLEYLI